The proteins below come from a single Pedobacter aquae genomic window:
- the amaB gene encoding L-piperidine-6-carboxylate dehydrogenase: MENKIQHILQLLNIKEINKGSSTGSHWFYGENLTSIFSPVDGEEIAKVSFASKEVYDKTVEQAEKAFVIWRNWPAPKRGEIVRQIGEALRAHKSALGTLVSYEMGKSLQEGLGEVQEMIDICDFAVGLSRQLYGLTMHSERPQHRMYEQWHPLGAVGIISAFNFPVAVWTWNAVLAWVCGNVCIWKPSEKTPLTAIACQQIISKVFEENKVPEGVSCLLCGDSILGEKLARDSKIALLSATGSTRMGKAVAQAVAARLGKYLLELGGNNAIIISAEADLDMSLIGAVFGAVGTAGQRCTSTRRLIIHESVYHTFKEKLVKAYGQLKIGNPLDEQNHVGPLIDKQAVALYLAAIEKCKAQGGNFIVEGGVLSGEVYTSGCYVKPCIAEVEPHFDIVKTETFAPILYIMKYKSLDEAIAIQNDVPQGLSSAIMTNNLREAELFLSVNGSDCGIANVNIGTSGAEIGGAFGGEKETGGGRESGSDAWRAYMRRQTNTINYSTQLPLAQGIKFDI; the protein is encoded by the coding sequence ATGGAAAACAAAATTCAGCATATTTTACAATTGCTAAATATTAAGGAAATAAACAAAGGGAGTAGCACAGGCAGCCATTGGTTTTACGGTGAAAACCTGACGAGTATTTTCTCACCAGTTGATGGCGAAGAGATTGCCAAAGTAAGTTTTGCCTCTAAAGAGGTTTATGATAAAACGGTTGAACAAGCAGAAAAGGCTTTTGTAATTTGGAGAAATTGGCCAGCACCCAAACGTGGCGAAATAGTAAGACAAATAGGAGAAGCCTTAAGAGCGCATAAAAGTGCTTTAGGCACTTTAGTTTCTTATGAGATGGGAAAAAGCCTGCAAGAAGGTTTGGGAGAAGTACAAGAGATGATAGATATTTGTGATTTTGCTGTTGGCTTATCCAGACAATTATATGGTTTAACCATGCATTCTGAAAGACCGCAACACCGTATGTATGAGCAGTGGCATCCTTTAGGTGCGGTAGGTATCATCTCGGCTTTTAATTTCCCGGTTGCAGTTTGGACTTGGAATGCAGTCCTAGCATGGGTTTGCGGTAATGTTTGTATTTGGAAACCATCAGAAAAGACACCTTTAACGGCCATTGCCTGCCAGCAAATTATCTCAAAAGTTTTTGAAGAAAATAAAGTACCAGAAGGTGTTTCTTGTTTGTTATGTGGTGATAGCATTTTAGGAGAAAAACTGGCTCGTGATAGTAAAATTGCTTTATTATCTGCAACAGGTTCTACCAGAATGGGTAAAGCGGTTGCGCAGGCTGTTGCTGCTAGACTGGGTAAATATTTATTAGAATTAGGAGGCAATAATGCCATCATCATATCTGCCGAAGCAGATTTAGATATGAGCCTTATAGGGGCAGTATTTGGTGCTGTGGGTACAGCCGGACAAAGATGTACTTCTACCCGTAGGTTAATCATCCACGAAAGTGTTTACCATACTTTTAAAGAAAAACTCGTTAAAGCCTATGGGCAACTTAAAATTGGCAACCCTTTGGATGAGCAAAATCATGTTGGTCCGTTGATAGATAAGCAAGCCGTAGCACTTTATTTAGCTGCTATAGAAAAATGCAAGGCACAAGGCGGAAATTTTATTGTTGAAGGCGGAGTTTTAAGTGGCGAAGTTTACACCTCGGGTTGTTATGTTAAACCTTGTATTGCTGAAGTAGAACCTCATTTTGATATCGTAAAAACAGAAACTTTTGCGCCTATTTTGTATATCATGAAATACAAAAGTTTAGATGAAGCTATAGCTATACAGAATGATGTTCCGCAAGGCTTATCATCTGCCATCATGACGAATAATTTAAGAGAAGCCGAGCTGTTTTTAAGCGTTAATGGATCTGATTGTGGTATTGCAAATGTAAATATTGGCACATCTGGTGCAGAAATTGGCGGTGCTTTTGGTGGTGAAAAAGAAACCGGAGGCGGTAGAGAATCTGGTTCTGATGCTTGGAGAGCCTA
- a CDS encoding tetratricopeptide repeat protein: MEEEEFDFEFSEDPKQSVERYEEMVRNQDQYFFDAHVFENIIDYYIEKNDPVKALQVIDYAVLQHPFAAMFLIKQAQLYVFTNEIDKAFASLDRAELLEPSEGDIYLIRGNIYESLERHEDALENLLKALEMAESKDEVLMQIAYVYQNMGDYDEAVNYLKRCLENNMENQDALYELAFCYDVLDKQDESIQFYKQYIDNEPYSFAAWYNLGNAYHKIGLFEKAIDAYDYAILIKENFSSAYFNKGNALVQLDKYAEAIEVYKQTFEYEPPNADTYCAIGECYEKLEKMDEARSYYKKAVKMDTKLADAWYGIGVTLDFEERYFESLHFYKKALNLDDQNPDFWFAMADAYYKLNNLEESVKAYEKVVELNPLDVEAWLDYSSIVFEQSNLKLCIEIIAEGIKNNPDSAELYYRLVAYLFADGQYNEALTQLQLALNTDIDKHYLLFEYLPQLQDNKVIIDIINRFSK, from the coding sequence ATGGAAGAAGAAGAATTTGACTTTGAATTTTCTGAGGATCCAAAACAATCCGTAGAGCGTTATGAGGAAATGGTTCGTAACCAGGATCAGTATTTTTTTGATGCCCACGTTTTTGAAAATATCATTGATTACTACATAGAGAAAAACGACCCTGTAAAAGCCTTACAGGTGATAGATTATGCCGTATTGCAGCATCCTTTTGCGGCAATGTTTTTAATTAAACAGGCACAATTGTATGTTTTTACAAATGAAATTGACAAAGCCTTTGCTTCTTTAGACAGAGCAGAGTTATTAGAACCCTCAGAAGGTGATATCTACCTCATTAGAGGAAACATCTACGAAAGCTTAGAACGTCATGAAGATGCTTTAGAAAATCTTTTAAAAGCATTAGAAATGGCCGAATCTAAAGATGAGGTTTTAATGCAAATTGCTTATGTATACCAAAACATGGGCGATTATGATGAGGCTGTAAATTACCTAAAACGCTGTTTAGAAAATAATATGGAAAACCAAGATGCACTTTACGAGTTGGCATTTTGTTATGATGTATTAGATAAACAAGACGAAAGCATACAGTTTTATAAGCAATATATTGATAACGAGCCTTACTCTTTTGCTGCTTGGTACAATTTGGGTAACGCTTACCATAAAATTGGCCTTTTTGAAAAAGCTATTGATGCTTACGATTATGCTATTTTAATTAAAGAAAACTTCTCATCTGCCTACTTTAACAAGGGCAATGCTTTGGTACAATTAGATAAATATGCCGAAGCTATAGAAGTTTATAAGCAAACTTTTGAATACGAACCGCCAAATGCCGATACCTATTGCGCTATTGGCGAATGTTACGAGAAGTTAGAGAAAATGGATGAAGCCCGTTCTTATTACAAAAAAGCTGTTAAAATGGATACCAAACTGGCTGATGCCTGGTATGGTATTGGCGTTACGCTTGATTTTGAAGAACGCTATTTTGAATCGCTACATTTCTATAAAAAAGCCCTTAATTTGGATGATCAAAACCCAGATTTTTGGTTCGCTATGGCTGATGCTTACTACAAGTTAAACAACTTAGAAGAATCTGTAAAGGCTTATGAAAAAGTGGTTGAGCTTAATCCTTTAGATGTAGAAGCTTGGTTAGATTATTCGTCAATAGTTTTTGAACAGAGCAATCTTAAGCTTTGTATCGAAATTATTGCAGAAGGCATTAAAAATAATCCAGATTCTGCCGAGCTTTATTACCGCCTGGTAGCCTATTTATTTGCCGATGGGCAGTATAATGAGGCTTTAACACAGTTGCAACTGGCATTAAATACAGATATAGATAAACATTATTTATTGTTTGAATATCTGCCTCAGCTGCAAGACAACAAGGTTATTATCGATATCATTAACAGATTCTCTAAATAA
- a CDS encoding phosphosulfolactate synthase: protein MNYTLKNIPERTQKPREKGLTMVMDKGLSLRQVEDFLEVSGTHTDIVKLGWATSYVTPNLKEKLKLYKDAGIPVYFGGTLFEAFIVRDQFDDYRRVLEQYGMQYVEVSDGSIEIEQDEKCEYIRKLSKDFTVISEVGSKDATKIFAPYKWIQLMKTEIEAGSWKVIAEAREGGNVGIYRDSGEVRQGLVDEILTQIPEETIIWEAPQKAQQVWFIELIGTNVNLGNIAPAEVIPLETIRLGLRGDTFSHFLNKK from the coding sequence ATGAATTACACACTTAAAAATATTCCTGAGCGTACGCAAAAGCCACGTGAGAAAGGATTAACCATGGTCATGGATAAAGGCTTAAGCCTTCGCCAGGTAGAAGACTTTCTGGAAGTTTCGGGTACACACACAGATATTGTTAAATTAGGATGGGCTACATCTTACGTAACCCCTAATTTAAAGGAGAAATTAAAACTTTATAAAGATGCCGGCATACCTGTTTACTTTGGCGGTACTTTATTTGAAGCTTTTATCGTAAGAGACCAGTTTGATGATTACCGTCGTGTTTTAGAACAATACGGTATGCAGTATGTAGAAGTTTCTGATGGTTCTATAGAAATAGAGCAGGATGAAAAGTGCGAATATATTAGAAAGCTAAGTAAAGATTTTACAGTTATTTCTGAAGTAGGCTCTAAAGATGCTACCAAAATTTTTGCTCCTTATAAATGGATACAACTCATGAAAACCGAAATTGAAGCCGGTTCATGGAAAGTAATTGCAGAAGCAAGAGAAGGTGGTAATGTAGGTATCTACCGCGATTCTGGAGAAGTAAGACAAGGTTTAGTTGATGAAATACTAACTCAAATACCAGAAGAAACCATCATCTGGGAAGCTCCTCAAAAAGCGCAACAAGTTTGGTTTATAGAGTTAATAGGTACTAATGTAAATTTAGGAAATATTGCTCCGGCAGAAGTTATCCCGCTAGAAACCATCAGATTAGGTTTGCGTGGCGATACATTTAGTCATTTTTTGAATAAGAAGTAA
- a CDS encoding shikimate dehydrogenase family protein — translation MKKFGLIGYPLGHSFSEKYFTEKFEKLGLAEHEYKLYPLQNLSDFPALLKDDKDICGINVTIPHKIGIMYYLDEIDPVAKEVDAVNCIKVTHHHAVGSLFSGELCTMNAHKPKLKGFNTDVYGFEQSLKPMLKSYHKKALVLGNGGAARAVKYVLEKLKIDYTFVSRKPYGNIISYQDLGKEVVKEHKIIINTSPVGTYPHIEEAPAIPYDFIDDKHLFYDLIYNPQETTFLKRGKEKGAQIKNGYEMLELQAEKSWEIWNSK, via the coding sequence ATGAAGAAATTTGGATTAATTGGCTACCCTTTAGGCCACTCTTTTTCTGAGAAATATTTTACAGAAAAATTTGAGAAATTAGGTTTAGCAGAGCATGAGTATAAGCTTTATCCGCTTCAAAATTTAAGTGATTTTCCGGCGCTACTTAAAGACGATAAAGATATTTGTGGGATAAATGTTACCATTCCGCATAAAATAGGCATCATGTATTACCTGGATGAAATAGACCCGGTGGCCAAAGAAGTTGATGCTGTAAATTGTATTAAAGTTACCCATCATCATGCTGTAGGTTCTTTATTTTCTGGCGAGTTATGCACCATGAATGCGCATAAACCAAAATTAAAAGGTTTTAATACCGATGTTTATGGTTTTGAGCAATCTTTAAAACCTATGCTAAAAAGCTACCACAAAAAAGCGCTAGTTTTAGGTAATGGTGGCGCTGCAAGAGCCGTTAAATATGTGCTAGAGAAGTTAAAGATAGATTACACTTTTGTTTCTCGTAAGCCTTATGGCAATATTATTTCTTATCAGGATTTAGGTAAAGAAGTTGTTAAAGAGCATAAAATCATCATCAATACCAGCCCGGTTGGTACGTATCCTCATATAGAAGAAGCGCCGGCTATCCCTTATGATTTTATTGATGATAAGCATTTATTTTACGATTTAATTTACAACCCCCAAGAAACCACCTTCTTAAAAAGAGGTAAAGAAAAAGGGGCTCAAATTAAAAACGGTTATGAAATGTTAGAACTACAAGCAGAGAAATCTTGGGAAATCTGGAATTCTAAATAA
- the gldD gene encoding gliding motility lipoprotein GldD, giving the protein MRLLNVWICISFAAFILACNQPHFSPKPRGYFRIEFPEKQYQTFSSTAPFQFEYPVYANMYPDSSKNAQPNWYNLTFPTFNARLHISYYPIVSQQEFIQLTEDSRKLAFKHTVKATGIDEALITNKQDQVYGIYYTISGNTASANQFFLTDSSRHYLRAALYFNEKPQQDSIQPVIDFIKKDMDKMIKTFKWR; this is encoded by the coding sequence ATGAGGCTATTAAATGTATGGATTTGTATAAGTTTTGCCGCATTTATACTAGCATGTAATCAGCCTCATTTTAGTCCAAAACCAAGAGGATATTTTAGGATAGAATTTCCTGAAAAGCAATATCAAACTTTTTCCTCAACTGCCCCATTTCAATTTGAGTATCCGGTATACGCCAATATGTATCCTGATAGTTCTAAAAACGCCCAACCAAATTGGTATAATTTAACGTTTCCTACCTTTAATGCTAGGTTGCATATTAGCTATTACCCTATTGTTTCTCAGCAAGAGTTTATACAACTCACAGAAGACTCAAGAAAATTAGCCTTTAAGCATACGGTTAAAGCTACCGGAATAGATGAAGCTTTAATCACCAATAAACAAGATCAAGTTTACGGCATTTATTACACTATAAGCGGTAATACAGCATCAGCCAACCAATTTTTCTTAACAGATAGTAGCCGCCATTATCTTAGGGCAGCTTTGTATTTTAACGAAAAGCCCCAGCAAGACTCTATACAACCCGTGATAGATTTTATCAAAAAAGATATGGATAAAATGATTAAGACTTTTAAGTGGAGATAG
- a CDS encoding TM2 domain-containing protein, whose product MKKIIFTLLTAVLITLTFNQTRAAFPVAQKTNDASKIINTVTPVTVEEKVASTEAVKENLKADTKKKVKKEKKSFVERVMAAGGKSQLVALLLAFFVGGLGIHRFYLGYTWQGVVQLLTLGGCGIWSLIDFIRIILGDLQPKNGPYDKTL is encoded by the coding sequence ATGAAAAAAATAATTTTTACTCTATTAACAGCGGTTTTAATTACGCTAACATTTAATCAAACTAGGGCTGCTTTTCCTGTAGCACAAAAAACAAACGATGCTTCTAAAATAATCAACACTGTTACTCCAGTAACTGTTGAAGAAAAAGTTGCTAGTACAGAAGCTGTAAAAGAAAACCTTAAAGCAGACACTAAAAAGAAGGTAAAAAAAGAAAAGAAATCTTTTGTTGAACGTGTTATGGCAGCAGGTGGTAAAAGCCAGCTTGTAGCTTTATTACTAGCGTTCTTTGTTGGTGGTTTAGGTATCCATCGTTTTTACCTAGGCTATACTTGGCAAGGCGTTGTTCAACTATTAACTTTAGGTGGTTGTGGTATTTGGTCGTTAATTGATTTTATTAGAATTATTTTAGGAGATCTTCAGCCAAAGAATGGTCCTTATGACAAAACTTTATAA
- a CDS encoding DUF2752 domain-containing protein — MTKLYKLKHNKYFLAAKLICLAAFPLWLISIPKTSFDDHSQTLCLFTLLTDIECYGCGLTRACIRLINLDFVGAWNFNKVSFIVFPILCFLLLQEFIVTSKKFLKLINLK; from the coding sequence ATGACAAAACTTTATAAGTTAAAGCATAACAAATATTTTTTAGCCGCTAAGTTAATTTGCTTAGCGGCTTTTCCTTTGTGGCTTATTTCTATTCCTAAAACATCATTTGATGACCATAGTCAAACCTTATGTCTATTTACCTTATTAACTGATATAGAGTGCTACGGTTGTGGCTTAACAAGAGCCTGTATCAGATTAATAAATTTAGATTTTGTAGGCGCTTGGAACTTTAACAAAGTTTCTTTTATAGTTTTCCCTATTTTGTGCTTCTTGCTACTTCAAGAATTCATCGTTACAAGCAAGAAATTTTTAAAGCTTATCAATCTTAAATGA